The segment aattgagttcgttttactttcaatttctcaatttcaaaggattaaatgataaatattgtttaatgggccttaagtacaagatatttggaacttaaatttacctcatttatgagagtgagcttatcaaattgtagataataagagctccgaattctgtgcttcacgcggtttttcctaaacgagcatcaggaaaacaatcattactaattgaaaaagctttttttccatatgttttttaattaaccgacagttaataagatgttctaactgaaacaagtactttcactgtcttttagtatgagtaaagtgtacaattttgtcgataaatattgtgcattttacaatatatcgcctttttttgtcatagcgctcttaaatcttggcactaaacaAAGGCGGAAAATTTAATAATTGTAGGGTTCACCGGTCAACAATATTCATTCATAAAAatcgtgccttcctaaaccttgacggcAGCGGAATTATTGACGAGCCATAACATTTCAAATTgactgaaaaaaataaatttccataaaaaattgaatttcgcACCATTATTAGTGCCactcactgcaatgtcacagttttgttttctttcaaccccttgtttGCCAGGAGTGtgaagctttggtagtttcgtgtgctctgcctacccctttatgggatacaggcgtgattgtatgtatgttttagtGCCAAGATGTGGTTTACCGTCTTATAGTTCGCCTAATTTTGGAGCCAACTGTAGACATTTAAGACCTGGCCCGACTAGCCTTCTTGCTCTTGTCGAGAgtctgcggcggcggcggcgggcgcgcggACACGTGGCGCGAGTACAGCACGCGGTACGTCTCCGACTTCAAGTAGTCCAGCACGTGGCTCGGCCCTAACTTCAGCTGGTCTTCGATGGGCGGCACCCAGAAGTTGCCTTCTAGACGGAGCACCGACTTGTTGCTGGCTAGGTCCATGCTTCCTGTCAACAGAACTTAATTAATATTCCGATTAAAAGAAATTGGGCTGCCaagagggcgtatctgggaaAATCAACTGGAGTCGGCCCAGATATCGCTGGGGAGACAGTGTAATGggggatctgtgtcagctacaagccgataattgacaggaagctgcgcaggatcgagATGTGGCGTGCTATCGTTTTGGAGACCAAGATCCTCTGGATCGCAGAgccatactagttagttagttaaaAGAAATTGGGCAGGCTGCGCGTCAGCCACAGCCGTAATGTTTGACGTAAAACGTGAGAAGGCCAAAGGCTGGGACTCATCTACCTGGTGCGGAAGTCAAAGCTCTAACAGAATAATAGCAAGTGTCTAAAGTGCATAAGTTATAACCTGAAACGTCCAGAAGGTCACGCTCCGTACTGACTACAAGAGAACGCTTCGCGTGCTTGAACGTCGGGTTACACCCGACCTACAAAGACTGCCCTGCTTTAATGTAAGAACGCCCAACGCTACACAGTTAAGTGCACTGCTAAATATAAAAGCGCACTTCGCGTGCTTGAATGTCGGGCTGCACCCGACACCTTTTGACCCTTCAAATGCACTGAAAAAATGTAACAGCGCGCTTGACACTCTTGTATGTCGGGTTGCACCCGACCCTACAATGTTAAGTGCACGGCTGAATATCATAGCgattttatctgtctatacgaagttccCGAGTTATTTTTCTTAagactttatttgtctatacGGACTTACGGAGTTATAGTATTTGTGAAATTACCTATTTCTGGTGGCAGTACGACTAAACGGTTGCCCTGCAGATGTAGCTCGCGAAGCCGCGATAACTGTCCCAACTCACGAGGCACCTCAATCAGATCGTTTTCACGCATTGATAgctgaaataaaaatttaaaaaaaaaaaaaataataatcctaGATAGGCTAAAGTTATACCTAAAAGTTATTAATTTATGCTTAAAGATGACACACAGAAACACCTTGCCTAttaaataatatggtttcaACCGCTTGAATTTTATAATGTGGGCAAGTCCGGgttaaaacaatataaaagAACTCACAATCTGCAGATTTTTCAGGTTCCCAATTTCAGCTGGCAGCAGCTCAAAGTCATTATCGCCCAAATAAAGAGCCCTAAGGCTCTCCATCATGAAGAAATTCCCTGGTAATGTCTTCTCATTTAGGTTATTGTACGTAAGATCCAATATCTCCAACACTGGAAATGCTCCGAAGCCTCTCGGCAATGTATACAGCCTGTTGAGGGATACATTGAGGATCCGGAGCTTCGGTAGTGAGGATAGACTGACAGGTAGTTCTTCGATGTAGTTGTTGGCAAGATTCAGGATCTCCAAGTTCATTAAGTTGGCAAGGGCCGCTGGGACGGTGGAGATCTTGTTGTGGCTCAGGGATAAACGGGTGATGTTGGCGAGTGTGactgaaataaaatatgtatatgggTATTTCTATAggcatatgtatattattaaaacTAAGAAGTGTTCAttcattttagtatttttattactGTATGTATATTCTTAACGGAATACCAGTACCATCCAGTAGgaaataggtacatacaataTCAACAGGGAAAATTAATGATTAAGTAATGAACTATACCTATGAAGTGTTTTTTCATGGAATAACAGGAAAAAAACAAATGAGTCCtaaaattgtgttttttttaagtattgcATTAGCTACAAGTCCAAAATACTCAAAGATTGTATATTATGAATGACCATATTTTGagaatatgtatttttaaattagatGATGACCTAACCAGGTAATGAATGAATATTAATCATGACATAATTACGAAAACAAATTGAATGCaatgtattattttgttttgatttctGCTTGATGTAATCGTTCCTTGCTCATCAATCATTCAtgtttcagtatttaggttaGAGTGGGCGAGCTATAGGTGCTAAACAGACACACCCAAACGTCAAAAATACTGCACAACCAAAACGAAAGCAAAAGTGCCCAAACTGGTTCTATAAAAGGATATATAACTGTACTCACACAACCCAGGTATCTCCTCCAAGTTCGAGATCCCCTTATCCACTAAATCTATCTCGGGATTGTTTATTTCCCGAGCTTCTTCTATAACTTTCTTGGCTTTCGACATCTTGGTAGTGTTTGGAATACAGGAAACTGGAGGATGGTGactcattttaatattttcctcCTACACCTTAGAACACGTTCTGTTTGTACTAATTTCATAACTTATTGGTTGTGGAGGGTTAAAGTTTGCTAATTAAATAAGAACTGTGATctttatttataaagtttaatTTAGCGTGTACTATTTTCATCTTTTAATAGCCATCTGTTAAATTTGTGTGGGCAGAAACATCCATTTTcgcaattttatattttaagccATTGCTTTAAAACCAAAAATCCCATGCCGtagaaataatttatgtatatgcatagatttagaattattgtATATGTTACAGCGtgactgtcaatgtcaaattgCCGACATTATTTCTGAACGATTTAGAAGTACAGGGAGTATACGACGAAGAATTCCATTTTGAAGAAGAAtagaacaaatagttactaaaaATGAGTTATGTAATTAGATTCTTCTGATTTTACAGGAATCTTATCAAACTAATAGTAGTCTCTTGCACGTCTCTTGTTTCCCTGTTTCTCGACGAAGATAACTTTGACGTAGATGTCGGTGTCACTTGTTTGACAAGTATTGAGAAGCTAAACGAAACCGTAACTGTTGTGTTTAGGTAGAAAATGtatttacaataattataagATAAGCGAATAAAGTAGCATCTTGCGTACTTCTCAAATTATCACTCatttttcatttgtttattaAGCGACCTTTGTTTCGATTAAAAATACTTCACGTATCTCTGTGTACTTTGCAATCGTATCGTACTGAGCAAATACCATAATAGTGATAATCTGAATTATCCGTAATATCATGTAGATGTGATGTAGATAAACTTACTTGACAAGTGAACTGATTGAGAGATAGCAGCCCGGGATAATTAAAGTGATaagaatttatttaaatttatacggGTGAGTACAATGACGTTATATGATAATAATTGGCGTTGTAgtcttaaatatattattttataaaaagcaTACATAATCGGCTTTGTAGTTGACCGCATTTAGTGTACACACTACTTATAAATTGACTGCATAAATTAGTATATTAAAGATTGTTTCCGTACATTTTACAAAGTTTTTAGTCAGGTAAATACGTCTAAAAGCATGCTATTGACTGTAGATGTAGGACAAAATCATTGAAAGCCATTTTGGAGATCATAACCAGTTGCCTTTGTAACCAAAGTCCAATAACACTTCATTGTTTTCTGCTAGTAGTAACTGTCAGTTCTCATATTTATGacaagtatgtaggtatttatctaaatctagttcttgAAACCAAGCAGGCAATATGGTTATGACATCTGAGTTTCTATcacacttactaatagtgcaatagggacggcctgatattttatcgtctatcgcgcgaccatgctacccgtgcaagTTATTTGGTTTTAAATTGCAGATATTACATTAACATttagtaagaaaaaaaaaagaaaatgtttatttggagtattaaaaaaaaaccatttacATATAGGTCATTAACATAAATATTCATtcttatgaataaatgaatattataggacattcttacacagattgactgaggccgagaaaacatccatgactcaggaacaaatatctatattATATTTCTGCACCTACAACTACAGCTACCTTTACCTAGtctatgaaatttttttttaattataaatgggcttactcttggccacagactagccaaagtcaaagacgtggcctacgatggagtgagctcgcccagaagatgcctgttcactcttgatttgaagagctattattgtattttatgaaTCTATGGTTGTACTCACCATGTGTTGTTTGCCtttgttgaaatgaaatgagaTCAATTTATTTGCGGAATACAGGTTACATAGGGTTGGTATGATATAATTGACAAGTTCTCCATATTTTCTTTTACAAGCATGCAAATTTTATGTATTCAAGTTGCTCCTTTATTTTgtacgcaaaaacgaaggggtttTATAAAGGTGTCTGTCTTttttctgtctgtggcatcgtagctcccgaacggatgaaccgatttcgatttagttttttttgtctgaaagctgagttagtcgggaataaTATCCATTGTCAAAATAATATATGCCAAGAGTTTTCTACTGTAATAAGTATTTTATATTAGTTTCATTGctctgagtacctacaacacaagccttcttttATGGGATAgtcaggcgtgattgtataatatatgttattttataaaggtatgtttttttttaaataatatattattgtgTGACATTTTGAttgactaaaatatttttttagaaatgagtGAGCGTCCGCAGCCACTGAAGGCCATAAACAGGCTGTTTGAGGGTCGGGAGCCATGGCAGATCATCACCATGACTGCTTCCTCC is part of the Leguminivora glycinivorella isolate SPB_JAAS2020 chromosome 3, LegGlyc_1.1, whole genome shotgun sequence genome and harbors:
- the LOC125224845 gene encoding ras suppressor protein 1, giving the protein MSHHPPVSCIPNTTKMSKAKKVIEEAREINNPEIDLVDKGISNLEEIPGLFTLANITRLSLSHNKISTVPAALANLMNLEILNLANNYIEELPVSLSSLPKLRILNVSLNRLYTLPRGFGAFPVLEILDLTYNNLNEKTLPGNFFMMESLRALYLGDNDFELLPAEIGNLKNLQILSMRENDLIEVPRELGQLSRLRELHLQGNRLVVLPPEIGSMDLASNKSVLRLEGNFWVPPIEDQLKLGPSHVLDYLKSETYRVLYSRHVSARPPPPPQTLDKSKKASRARS